The Streptomyces sp. R28 region CCTGCGACTTCGCGTTGCCGCTGGAGCCCTGCCCGCCCCCGGCGGCATACGTCGCTGTGCCCCAGCAGACAAAGGCGTAGAAGACCGCCCGGCCACCGTCCAGCACCCGCGAGCTCACCTTCCGTCGAGGGCCCCTGGACAGCACGGCGCGGGCACCTCGCCACAGGGCCATGGCGGCGAAGCCCACCACCAACGCCCACAGCATTGCCTTCCCGAAGGGCTGCGCCGCGATCTCGTGCAGCGCGCCCTGCCGGTCCGCCTGGCCGCCGCCGCTCCCGACGGCTATCCGGATGGACAGCAGCCCGATCAGTACATAGACGATGCCGCGGGCGACAAAGCCCGCTCGCCCCGCGGCGGTCAGCGTCTCGTTCTGCGTGGAACGGGCCGCGGACTTCGCGGCCCGGCCGCGCCCTTGCGTGTGAGACGAGGTCACGATGCCCTCCTCATGTCGTGAGTGTCGGCCATGACCTGGTCGCGCAGGCGTGCACAGATGCGGGTGATCAGACGGGAGACGTGCATCTGCGAGAGACCGAGCTGCAGGGCGATGCGGCTCTGCGTCATCTCGCAGAAGAACCGCATGTAGAGGATCTGCCGTTCGCGTTCGGGCAGGGCCCGTAGCAGGGGGCGCAAGGCCTCCCGGTTGACGATCAGGTCGAAGCCGGGCTCCATGGTTCCGAGCGTGTCGGTCAGTGGGTGGCTGTGCTCGGAGCGGCCGGGTACGGCGTCCAGGGGCAGCGCGGTGAAGCTCTCCAGCGCGCCCTGGCCGAGCCGTACCTCCGCCTCGGTGAGGCCGGTGTGCGCGGCGATCTCGTGGACGGAGGGGTCGTGGCTGTAGAGCGAAGCGCACTCCTGGCCGGCGAAGCGGACCCGGCCGCGCAGCTCCTGTACGCGTCGCGGCACGTGCACGCCCCAGAGGTGGTCCCGGAAATGCCGTTTCACTTCGCCGAGGATCGTCGGTATGGCAAAGCTCGGGAAGGCGGTGCCGAGACTGGGGTCGAAGCGGAACACCGCCTTGGCCAGGCCCAGTTGGGCGACCTGTTTGAGGTCTTCGAAGGACTCGCCGCGGTGACGGAAGCGCCGGGCGAGCCG contains the following coding sequences:
- a CDS encoding DUF1206 domain-containing protein, whose product is MTSSHTQGRGRAAKSAARSTQNETLTAAGRAGFVARGIVYVLIGLLSIRIAVGSGGGQADRQGALHEIAAQPFGKAMLWALVVGFAAMALWRGARAVLSRGPRRKVSSRVLDGGRAVFYAFVCWGTATYAAGGGQGSSGNAKSQDWTASALKLSYGQVLVGAAGCLLIGIGAVLAVRAAMRRFLKQLDTGTMSRRTKQVVTALGVGGGVARGVVFAAAGIFVLVAAVRFDPHEAKGVDATLRSFAQTPVGPWLLVAVAIGLILFGVFSFASARWRRL
- a CDS encoding SigB/SigF/SigG family RNA polymerase sigma factor, translated to MPYARTQRPPSARPYDDAPDTDAAFRRIAALPDGADRTALRQEVVCAWMPMAIRLARRFRHRGESFEDLKQVAQLGLAKAVFRFDPSLGTAFPSFAIPTILGEVKRHFRDHLWGVHVPRRVQELRGRVRFAGQECASLYSHDPSVHEIAAHTGLTEAEVRLGQGALESFTALPLDAVPGRSEHSHPLTDTLGTMEPGFDLIVNREALRPLLRALPERERQILYMRFFCEMTQSRIALQLGLSQMHVSRLITRICARLRDQVMADTHDMRRAS